The Rhodanobacteraceae bacterium genomic sequence CGCGACTTCGCGCTGATGCGCGCGCAATCGCTGGGTGTGCCGGTCGTGCTGGGCAGCGCCACGCCTTCGCTGGAAACGCTGGCCAACGTCGACGCGGGACGCTACGTGCGCGTGCGCCTGCACCACCGCGTGCATGCGCGTCCGCCTTCGCCGGTGCACGTGCTGGACTTGCGCGGCCTGCAACTCGCGCACGGCTTGTCACCCGCGCTGCTGGATGCGCTGGATGCCTGCATCGCGCGCGGCGAACAGGCATTGGTGTTCAAGAACCGCCGCGGCTACGCGCCGGTGCTGCTGTGCCACGCCTGCGGCTGGCACGCGGCGTGCCCGCGCTGCGAAAAACCGTTGACGCTATATCGTGGGCGCCGCCAGTTGCTGTGCCACCACTGCGGACATGGCGAACGCGCACCCGAGACGTGCCCGCATTGCAGTGCGGACGCGCTGATCCCGCAGGGACAAGGCACAGAACGGCTGGAAGAAGCGCTCACGGCGCGCTACCCGGACGTGCCCGTCCTGCGCGTCGACCGCGACAGCACCCGCCGGCGCGACGCCTTCGCGAAGGTGCTGGACCGGCTCGCCGACGGCAAGCCCGCGATCCTCGTCGGCACGCAAATCCTGGCCAAGGGCCACGACCTGCCCAACCTCACCACCGTCGCGATCGTGGGCGTGGACGAAGGCCTGCACAGCGCCGACTTCCACGCCGACGAGCGTTTGGCGCAATTGATCGTGCAGGTCGCGGGCCGCGCCGGCCGCGCCGACAAACCTGGCGAAGTGTGGCTGCAGACCCACGAACCCGACCATCCATTGCTGGCGACGCTGCTCAAGGGCGGTCACGATGCCGCGACCGCCATGCTGCTGGGCGAACGGCTCGCGTCGGAACTGCCGCCGTTCGCGCACTTGGCGTTGCTGCGCGCGGAATGCCGGCAGCGCGACGTGCTGGACGGCTTCATGGCCGCCGCACGCAGCGCACTCGCGTCGATCGAACGCATGCAGCCGCAGCCGGCGCGCATCCGCGTCCATGGTCCCGTCGCCGCACCGATGCCGCTGCGCGCCGGCCGCCATCGCGCACAACTGCTGCTGGAATCCGCGCAACGGCCGCCGCTGCGGCAGGCCCTCGCCCACTGGTTGCCGGAGCTGCACGCGCTGCCGCAACCGCGCGGCCTGCGCTGGTCACTCGATGTCGATCCGGTGGATTTGTATTGAGAGCCGGGAATCGGGAATAGGAAATCGAAGTGCGTAGGTTGGGCTGACGCCGGACTTGATCCGGAGGAAGCCCAACGCCGCCGCACAACACGTTGGGCTTCGCGTTGCTCAGCCCAACCTACAACGCTCACCCAATCCGAAAACGCAAGAGCCGCCCGAAGGCGGCTCTTGCGATTCCCGAATCCCGCTTCACGGCCTTCACGCCGCGAACGCGCCCCGCATCTTCTTCATCGCATTCGCTTCGAGTTGGCGGATGCGTTCGGCCGACACGCCGTAGTCGTCGGCAAGATCCTGCAAGGTGGCCTTGTCCTCGGCCAGCCAGCGGCGGCGGATGATGTCGCGGGTGCGCTCGTCCAGTTTCGCGAGCGCGTTCTGCAAGGTGTCGAGCTGGTGTTCTTCCTGGTCGGCGTCGGCCAGTTGCAGGTACGGATCGGCGCCCTGGTCTTCGAGGTACGCGACCGGCGCGGGCGGCGCGTCGTCGTCCGCCTCGGCAGGCGCGTCGAAACCGATGTCACGGCCGGACAGGCGTGACTCCATTTCCAGCACGGTGGCTTCGGGCACGCCCAGATCCTTCGCGACCTCGCGGACCTCTTCCATGTTCATCCAGCCGAGGCGCTTCTTGGACTTGCGCAGGTTGAAGAACAGCTTGCGCTGGGCCTTGGTGGTCGCGACCTTCACGATGCGCCAGTTGCGCAGGATGAATTCGTGCATCTCGGCGCGGATCCAGTGCACCGCGAAGCTGACCAGGCGCACGCCGTGGTCGGGATCGAAACGCTTGACGGCCTTCATCAGGCCGATGTTGCCTTCCTGGATCAGGTCGCCCATCTGCAGGCCGTAGCCCGAGTAACCGCGCGCGACGTGCACCACGAAACGCAGGTGCGACATCACCAGCTTGCGCGCCGCATCGAGGTCTTCGTCTTCGCGATAGCGCTGCGCGAGTTCGTGTTCCTCGTCGGCATCCAGCACCGGAATCCGGTGCACCGCGCCGATGTAGGCGTCGAGGCTGCCGACCACACTGGGAATAGGCAGGTTGTTGGCGACCAAGGCTTCACTCATTTCCTCGTACCCCGCTCGTTTGTTTTGGCACTCTAGGCGTTCGAGTGCCAAGCCCTCGTGAAGGTTCCCGTGCGGTCCCGGACCCGGAACCGACTTCGCCGTGAGGTCAATGTGAGAAATTATACTCGGCAGTACAGGATATGCAAGCCGCCGGAAGTCACGCTTCCAGCACGCTGCGGGGCGGCAGGCTCCAATCGATCGGCGCCTGTCCCTTCGCTTCAAGATATTGATTGGTCTTGGAAAAATGCCGACACCCCAGGAACCCCTTGTGCGCCGAGAGGGGAGAGGGGTGCGGAGCCTTGAGGACACAATGGCGGCGAGTGTCGATCAGCCGACCCTTGGCCTGCGCGTAGGAGCCCCAGAGCAGGAACACCAGGCCTTCGCGGCCGCGGTTCAGCTCGTCGATCACCCGGTCGGTGAACCCTTCCCAACCCTTGCCCTGGTGCGAGCCCGGCATACCGGCTTGCACTGTCAGCACCGCGTTGAGCAGCAGCACCCCGCGTCGGGCCCAAGGCGTGAGGCAGCCATGGTCGGGGCGCGGGATGCCGAGGTCGTTTTCGATTTCCGTGAAGATGTTCTGGAGCGAAGGCGGCACCGGCACACCGGGCCGCACCGAGAAGCAAAGCCCGTGCGCCTGGCCCGGGCCGTGATACGGATCCTGACCGAGGATCACGACCTTGACCGCATCGAACGGGGTCGCATCCAGCGCCGCGAAGATCTCGGGACCGGGCGGATAGATGCGCTTGCCTGCGCGTTTTTCCGCGCGCAGGAATTCACGCAACGCGATCATCTCCGGGCGATCGAAGTGATCGCCCACACGCGCCTTCCAAGAGGCTTCGAGTTTCAGGCGTTCGTCAGTCATGGCGTCATCACGCGACCTGAGCGCGGCGACGTTTCGAAACACGCAACTGGAACAAAAGCTTGGTCATCAGCAAGCGCTCTTCGACAGGCTTCTCGACCAGATCGTTGGCGCCAGCCTTCAGCAGCGCCGCCTGGTTGGCGGGATTCTCGTCGCCGGTCATCACCAGCACCGGCAACCGGCCCTTGCCGAGCCGCAGATCCTCGCGGATCCATTCCAGCAGGTCGCCGCCGGACATCTCGCCTTTCAGGCTGACGTCGGTGAGCACGATGTCGGCGCCGATTTCGCCGCGGTCCTGCGCGCCGCCGAGGAACTCCACGGCTTCCTCGGCGCTGCCGACCATGTGCACCGCAAGTCCGTAGCGCTCCAGCATGCGGCTGGTCGAAAGCGCCACCACGCGGCTGTCCTCGACGTACAGCACCTTGCCTTCGGCGCGATCGACCGGCGCGACGTAGCCGCGGATGAAATCCGCCAGCGCGGCATAACCCGCGGCCTTGTCGAAGTAATCGGTGATGGCGTCGCCGATCTCGCGGTTCTGCAGGCGTTCCTGCACGTCGCCCGAAACCGCGACGATCGGCATGTAGGCCTGCGGCGCGTGTTCGCGCACGTATTTCGCCAGCACGCTGCCGTCCATGTCGGGCAGGCGCAGCGCGGTGGTCATCAGGTCCACCACGCCGTCATGCAGCGCCTGCTGCGCCTCGCCGCCGCTCGCGCAGGCGATCACGGTGGCGCCGGGCAGATCCTTCTCCAGCACCCGCGCGATCAGCGTGCGCGCGACCTTCGAGCCGTCCACCACCATCACGCGCGGGTTGTCGCTGGCGATGTGGCGAAGGACGTCGTTCATGGCGCGAGGTTGTCGTTTACGGCTGCAGGCGTGCCAGATGCCGGCTGCTGGCCACCCACGCCCCCAGCCAGCCGAGCGCGACCGCAACGGCCAGCGCCATCGCGAGGGTAACCCATGACAAGCCGCCGAAGCGCAGCCGGCCCGCGTAACTGGCGACCAGGTCACGCACCGGCGCCGCCAGCACCGCTTCCAGCAACACCACCAGCAGCACCGCGACGATGCCGGCGGCGAGGCCGTACCACGCGCCTTCGTAAAGATACGGCCGGCGCACGAACGCCGCGCTGGCGCCGATCAACTGCTGCACCGCGATTTCGTCGGCACGGCTGCGGATGTCCAGGCGCACGGTGTTGCCGATCACCAGCAGCGCCGCCGCAGACAGCAGCACCGCGAGCAGCAGGGTCACGCGCCGGCCCAGTGCGATCAGCGCGTCCAGGCGCGCACGCCATTGTCCGTTGTCCTGAACCAGATCAACGTCGGGCAACGCGCGCAGCGCCTGCACCATCGCCTCGACCTGCGCGCGCCCGGCGCCCGCGCGCGGTTCGATCAGCAGCGCGAACGGCAGCGGATTGTCCGGCAGCGACTTGATCGCATCGCCGAAACCCTGCATCGCGGCCAGCTCCGCCAGGCCTTGCCGCGGCGTGCGGATCGCGACCGCGCCGACATCGGGGCGTGCGCGCAGGCTCGCCGCCAGCTTGTCCGCGCCCTCCGCCGTGACGGCGGGTTTCAGGAACACGCTCACCGACTGCGAATCGCCCAGCGCCGCCGCCAGGTGCTGCACGTTCACCAGCAGCAGGTAGAACGCCAGCGGCAAGGCCAGCGCCAGGCCCATCACCGCGATGGTCAGCGCACTGCCGAGCGGGCGCCGCGCCAACTGGCGCAGGCTGTCGCGCAGGCACCACGCATGCTGGTGCCGCCACATCGCCATGCGCGAATGCCGGACCGGCTTGGCCATCGCGTCCTGTGCGTTCATGCGACCTGGCTCGCGGGCACGTCGTCGATCAAGTGCCCGTGGTCGAGCACCAGCACGCGCTGCTTCATGCGTTTCAGCAGCGGCAGGTCGTGGCTGGCGATCAGGATGGTGCAACCGGTTTCGCGCAGCTTCACGAACAGTTGCATGATTTCTTCCGAGAGCTGCGGATCGAGGTTGCCGGTGGGTTCGTCGGCGATGATCAACGCGGGCCGCGCGACGATCGCGCGCGCGATCCCGACGCGCTGCTGCTCGCCGGTGGAAAGTCCCGACGGCGCATCCTTGCCGCGTCCGGCCAGCCCGACCATTTCCAGCGCGCCGCGCACGCGCATGCCGCGTTCCTCGCGCGGCACGCCCGCGATCACCAGCGGCAGCGCGACGTTGTCGGCGACGCTGCGGTCCATCAGCAGGCGATGGTCCTGGAACACCATCCCGAGGTCGCGGCGCAGCCGCGGAATCTCGCGGCGCTTCATCCCCACGAGGCTGCGGCCGTGCACTTCGAGCGTGCCGTGGCTGGGCCGCTCGATCAGCGCGATCAGCTTCAGCAATGTGGTCTTGCCTGCGCCCGAGTGGCCGGTGACGAACAGCATTTCACCCGCGGCGACCGCGAAGGAAATATCGATCAGCGCCTCGCGGCCTTCGGGGTAGCGTTTGCTGACGGAGTCGAAGCGGATCACGGCGGTATGGATGGCTCGCTAACGATCAGGGACGCTCGGAAATCGGTACCGGAACTGCAAAAGCCCAACCACGATGTCGTCGTTCCGGGGCCGCGCGCAGCGCGGAACCCGGAACCGGTTTCAATGCAAGGGGACCGATTCCGGGTTCCGCCGCCGATGCAGCCGGCGGCGGCCCCGGAATGACAATATCAAAGCAAACCCCCTGCCCGCAGTCGACGAGCCAAAACGGTGCCAATCAGGCGTTGAGAGTAGGTGACGACGCGTGGTTTCCGGGCTTGCGCCGACGCCGGCGGCGCTTGGCCGCGGCGGGCCTGCTGTCCGCGTCTGCGTGCGTCGCGGATGCCGGCTGCGCCACGTCGCCGGTCTCTTTGGCATCGGCAAGATGGGAGGCATGGGCGATCGCGCGCGCCGGCGGCATGTGCAACCACGCCGGCTCGATCGCCTGCACCGGAATCTTCATGCCGATGTAACGCTCGATGTCGGGCAGGTTCATCGCGTACAGGTCGCACGCGAAGCTGATCGCGTCACCCTCAGCACCGAGCCGCGCGGTGCGGCCGATGCGGTGCACGTAGTCCTCGCCGTCCTGCGGCAGGTCGTAGTTGAATACGTGGGTGACGTCGGGAATGTGCAGACCGCGCGCGGCCACGTCGGTCGCGACCAGCACGTCGGTTTCGCCGCGCTGGAAACGTTCGAGCAGCTTCTGACGCTTGGCCTGCGGCACGTCGCCGGACAAGGCGCCGACCTTGAAGCCTTGCCGCTTCAACCTTTCGGTCACGCGCTCGGCGGCGGCGCGGGTGTTGACGAATACGATGCTGCGCTGCGGATGGCAGTGCTCCAGCAGGTTCAGCAACAGCGGGATCTTTTCTTCCTTGGCCGGGAAATACACCTGCTGGCGCACGCGGTCGGCGGTGACGTTTTCCGTCTCGACCGCCAGCTTCTCGGGCTGGTTCATGTGCTCGTAGGCCAGTTCCAGCACGCGGTAGGAAAGCGTCGCCGAGAACAGCATGCCCTGGCGTTCCTCGCGCGCAGGCATCTTGCGCAAGAGGTAACGCACGTCCTTGATGAAGCCGAGGTCGAACATGCGGTCGGCCTCGTCGATCACGGTGGCCTCGACCGCGCGGAATGAAAACACGTGCTGCTTGAAGTAGTCGATCAGGCGGCCGGGCGTGGCGATGATCACGTCGCAGCCGTCGCGCAACTGCTGGCGCTGCTTGTCGTAATCGACGCCGCCGTAGATCAGCGCGAAGCGCAGGCCGGTGTGGCGGCCGATCGCGCGCGCATCCTTGTCGATCTGGATCGCGAGCTCGCGGGTCGGCGCCAGGATCACTGCGCGCGGATCGTTGTCGCCGCGCTCGGGAATCGCGGGCTTCGTCAGCAGGCGGTTCATCACCGCCACCAGGAACGCGCAGGTCTTGCCGGTGCCGGTCTGGGCCTGGCCCGCCACGTCGCGGCCCGCCAGCGCCACCGGCAGGGTCAGCGCCTGGATCGGCGTGCAGCGGGTGAAGCCGCAATCGGCAAGGCCGGCGGCCAGATGCGGATGCAGGTCGAATTGTTCGAAGAAGGTTTCGGTGAGGACTTGGTCGGCCACGAGGGTTTCCGCTTGGGGTGGCTCCGAAGGCGCCGCCCGCGTTGAGATGCGCCTGGACGGCGCGCTGGATGGATGGCGATGGTGCCCTGCGACCACGCGGGCTCGGGAGGCCGCACGCAGTCAGACCGGCGCGATGCGCACAAGTGATGGCCGCCATTGTAACAGCACGTCCGGCATCGCCGCGCTTGCAATGACGGCCCCCCTCCCCCATCTTGTCGTCTCCGACCCCCGCTGCCGAACTGCCATGAGCGAACACATCACCCACGTCAAAGACGCCGATTTCGAAACCGAAGTGCTGAAATCCGAAACCCCCGTGCTGGTGGATTTCTGGGCCGAGTGGTGCGGTCCGTGCAAGTCGATCGCGCCGATGGTGGACGACATCGCCAAGGAATACGCGGGCCGGCTCAAGGTCGCCAAGGTCAACATCGACGAGAACCAGAAGACGCCGATGACCTACGGCATCCGCGGCATCCCCACCCTGATGGTGTTCAAGGGCGGCAAGGTGGAAGCCACCCAGATCGGCGCCGTGGGCAAGGGGCAACTGACCCAGATGATCGATCGGGCGATTTAGTGCGATCATCCCTGATCGCTGCTCCGATGAACGCGCCGGCGCAGCAAGTTTCTTTTGCGTAAGCAACACCAGAACGGACTTCCATCTCCTGACTTTTCACCAAAAGCCGCTTCGATCGAACCGGTCGAACCCGGCAACAACACAAGCGCCAAACTGAACCCGCGCGAGGCACCGCTTGCCCACGGGCCTCGCGCAATGCTAGATTGAACTTCGGCCGGTGGTGCTTTTGCCCGGCCCTCTTCCCTTTCGTTCCCTCCCGCGCTCCGAGCGCCGACGAGGCTTACCCGTGTCCGATACCGAAAACTCCGTACAGGGCGAAGACGCCCGCGCGTCCGCCCCTGCTCCCGAATCCAGCGCCTCCGCCGGCAATGAAGGCGGCGAAGGCCAGGCCCAGCAACGCGGCAACCGGCCCGATCGCGGCCGCCGGCGGCGCGGCCGCCATTCGCGCGGCGGCAATGGCAACGGCGCCAATCCCAACGGCCTGCCCGCCGACGTGTCCGGCGACGAGGGCGACGCCGGCGATCCCAACCGCCTGATCAACCTCACCGAACTCAAGCGCAAGAACTCGGTCAAGCTGCTGCAGATGGCCGAGGAACTCGGCATCCAGGAAGGCGTCGCACGCGCCCGCAAGCAGGACGTGATCTTCCACATCCTGCGCGCCCACGCCAAATCCGGCGGCAGCATCTGGGCCGAAGGCGTGCTGGAAATCCTGCCGGACGGCTTCGGCTTCCTGCGCTCGGCCGACGAGTCCTACCTCGCGGGTCCCGACGACATCTACGTGTCGCCTTCGCAGATCCGCCGCTTCAACCTGCGCACCGGCGACTACCTCACCGGACGCGTGCGTCATCCCAAGGAAGGCGAGCGCTACTTCGCGCTGCTGAAGGTGGACGACATCAACGGCGATCCGCCGGAGGCGTCCAAGAACAAGCTGCTGTTCGAAAACCTCACCCCGCTGTTCCCGCGCAAGGCGTTCCATCTGGAACGCGGCAACGGTTCGTCCGAAGACATCACCGGCCGCATCCTCGACCTGATCGCGCCGGTCGGGCGCGGCCAGCGCGGCCTGATCGTGTCGCAGCCGAAAGCCGGCAAGACCATGATGCTGCAGAACGTCGCGCAGGCGCTGGTGCACAACCATCCCGACGTGCACCTGATCATCCTGCTGATCGACGAGCGTCCGGAAGAAGTGACGGAAATGCAGCGCAGCGTGCGCGCGGAAGTGGTGTCGTCCACGTTCGACGAGCCCGCGGTGCGCCACGTGCAGGTCGCCGAAATGGTGATCGAGCGCGCCAAGCGCCTGGTCGAACACAAGAAGGACGTGGTGATCCTGCTGGATTCCATCACGCGTCTGGCGCGCGCCTACAACACCGTGGTGCCCTCGAGCGGCAAGGTGCTGACCGGCGGTGTCGACGCCAACGCGCTGCAACGCCCGAAGCGCTTCTTCGGCGCCGCGCGCAACGTCGAGGAAGGCGGTTCGCTCACCATCCTCGCGACCGCGCTGATCGACACCGGCTCCAAGATGGACGAGGTGATCTACGAGGAATTCAAGGGCACCGGCAACATGGAAGTGCACCTCGACCGCCGCATTTCCGAGAAACGCGTGTATCCCGCCATCAACATCAACCGCTCCGGCACCCGCCGCGAGGAATTGCTGATTCCGCCGGACCTGCTGCAGAAGATCTGGATCCTGCGCAAGCTGCTGCATCCGATGGACGAGCTGGCCGCGATGGAGTTCATGCTCGACAAGATGAAGAACACCAAGACGAATGATGAGTTCTTCAATGCGATGAAGCGGTGAGGAAAGCCGGGAATCGGGAATCGGGAATCGGGAATCGGGAATCGGGAAAAGCGTAAACAACCCTATCGTCATTCCGGGGCCGTTCGCGGCTTCATCGCGAACGGAACCCGGAATCCATTTTGATCTTGGCACCGCTGCAGAACACAATGGGTTCCGGCTTGCACCGGAATGACGAAGGTTTGTTATCGTCCTGTCGTCTCTCGCCCCTAGCCCCCAACCCATGCGCATCTGCGTCTACTGCGCTTCCAGCAACCAGGCCGATCCGCGCTACCGCGATGCGGCGTTCCGACTCGGCGAACTGCTGGCGAGCGACGGCCACTGCATCGTCTATGGCGGCGGTTCGGCGGGTTCGATGGGTGCGGTCGCCGACGGCGCGCTGTCGAAAGGCGGCGAGGTCATCGGCATCCTGCCACGCTTCATGGCCGACCTCGAATGGGGCCATCCGGGCCTGACGCACCTCGAAATGGTCGACGACATGCGCGAGCGCAAGCATCGACTGCTGACGGGTTCCGACGCGGTGGTCGCGCTGCCGGGCGGTTGCGGCACGCTCGAGGAACTGTTCGAGGCGATCACGCTGAAGCGGCTCGGCCTCTACTTCAATCCCATCATCCTGCTCGACACGCTGGCTTACTGGCAGCCGCTGGACGCGTTCCTGCACCAGGTGATCGAACAGCGCTTCATGAACCCCGAGCACGCCGCGATGTGGTCGCGCGTGGCCGAACCCGAAGACGTGCTGCCCGCGATCCGCCATGCGCCCAAATGGGACACCGATGCGCGCGATCGTGCGGTGGTGCGTTGACAAAGGATTGGCGCGCTCGGCGGGATTCGAACCCACGACCCCTGCCTTCGGAGGGCAGTACTCTATCCAGCTGAGCTACGAGCGCGCATTGATGCTCGACGCCCGCGCATTGCGCACGGGCCGTGCAGTATAAACGACCTGCGCCGACGTTCTCACGCGCGGTCGCCGCCGGGCCGTTTTGCACGCCTGCGCCGCATCCGCCACCAGCGCAACAACCCGTACGACAAGCGCACCTTTTCCTGCCCGACCGGCAGATCGGCGCGCGCGAAGATCCACGAGGATTTGGAATAGGCGATCTGCTGTTCCGGGTACACGCTGCGATGGCCGATCACGAGGTAGGCCGCGACGCAGGCGCCGGCCACGTACAGCGTGGAATCCGCGCCGAACAGTTCGATGCCCATCAGGATCGCCGCGATCGGTGCGTTGGACGCCGACGCCACCACCGCGACCAGTCCCACCGCCGCGCCCAGCGCCGCGTGCAATCCCAGCAGGTGCGCGAACGCGCCGCCGGCGACCGCGCCCATCACGAACTGCGGCGTCACGATGCCGCCGTAGAAACCCGAACCCAGCGTGATCGCGACCAGCAGCGCCTTCCAGAAAAACCCGAGGTACGGCATCGCCTCGCCGTGCAATGCGCGATCCATCAGCGGCAGGCTGAGGCCGAGATACTGGTTCGGGATCGCGAGGATCAGCAGCGACAGCACCACCCCGCCCAGCGCCGGCACCAGCGGCGGCCACAACGCATAGCGTTGCTTCAGCCATCCGAACGCCCGCTTCGCCTGGTGCAACAACTCCACGAACAGCCACGCCACCGCGCCGCACAGGATGCCGATCACCACGGTCTTCAGGAACAGCAGTTCGGTGAAATCCCCGGTGAAGGCGATGTCGTAGTGCGGGTACGGCACGCCCAGATGGCGCGACACCTCGAACGCGGTGACGCCCGCGACGATGCCGGGAAACAGGAAATCG encodes the following:
- a CDS encoding Lysine decarboxylase family → MRICVYCASSNQADPRYRDAAFRLGELLASDGHCIVYGGGSAGSMGAVADGALSKGGEVIGILPRFMADLEWGHPGLTHLEMVDDMRERKHRLLTGSDAVVALPGGCGTLEELFEAITLKRLGLYFNPIILLDTLAYWQPLDAFLHQVIEQRFMNPEHAAMWSRVAEPEDVLPAIRHAPKWDTDARDRAVVR
- a CDS encoding Response regulator protein; this translates as MNDVLRHIASDNPRVMVVDGSKVARTLIARVLEKDLPGATVIACASGGEAQQALHDGVVDLMTTALRLPDMDGSVLAKYVREHAPQAYMPIVAVSGDVQERLQNREIGDAITDYFDKAAGYAALADFIRGYVAPVDRAEGKVLYVEDSRVVALSTSRMLERYGLAVHMVGSAEEAVEFLGGAQDRGEIGADIVLTDVSLKGEMSGGDLLEWIREDLRLGKGRLPVLVMTGDENPANQAALLKAGANDLVEKPVEERLLMTKLLFQLRVSKRRRAQVA
- a CDS encoding EriC-type chloride/proton exchange protein, with product MRRFHLAEPLVMLATVVQWLVLSIATGALVGVGCTIFLRALFATAGRTYAAPLWLQMALLPIGGLANGLLLHYGYRLSRSGYKDNAIVAVNEQHGRMPFRTLWIKPVAALITLGCGGSAGKEGPCSHIGASIAAAVGRALHLNPETRKRLLACGVSAGFSSVFGTPIAGAIYGVEMLAIGRIRHDFLFPGIVAGVTAFEVSRHLGVPYPHYDIAFTGDFTELLFLKTVVIGILCGAVAWLFVELLHQAKRAFGWLKQRYALWPPLVPALGGVVLSLLILAIPNQYLGLSLPLMDRALHGEAMPYLGFFWKALLVAITLGSGFYGGIVTPQFVMGAVAGGAFAHLLGLHAALGAAVGLVAVVASASNAPIAAILMGIELFGADSTLYVAGACVAAYLVIGHRSVYPEQQIAYSKSSWIFARADLPVGQEKVRLSYGLLRWWRMRRRRAKRPGGDRA
- a CDS encoding ATP-dependent RNA helicase RhlB gives rise to the protein MADQVLTETFFEQFDLHPHLAAGLADCGFTRCTPIQALTLPVALAGRDVAGQAQTGTGKTCAFLVAVMNRLLTKPAIPERGDNDPRAVILAPTRELAIQIDKDARAIGRHTGLRFALIYGGVDYDKQRQQLRDGCDVIIATPGRLIDYFKQHVFSFRAVEATVIDEADRMFDLGFIKDVRYLLRKMPAREERQGMLFSATLSYRVLELAYEHMNQPEKLAVETENVTADRVRQQVYFPAKEEKIPLLLNLLEHCHPQRSIVFVNTRAAAERVTERLKRQGFKVGALSGDVPQAKRQKLLERFQRGETDVLVATDVAARGLHIPDVTHVFNYDLPQDGEDYVHRIGRTARLGAEGDAISFACDLYAMNLPDIERYIGMKIPVQAIEPAWLHMPPARAIAHASHLADAKETGDVAQPASATHADADSRPAAAKRRRRRRKPGNHASSPTLNA
- a CDS encoding Thioredoxin codes for the protein MSEHITHVKDADFETEVLKSETPVLVDFWAEWCGPCKSIAPMVDDIAKEYAGRLKVAKVNIDENQKTPMTYGIRGIPTLMVFKGGKVEATQIGAVGKGQLTQMIDRAI
- a CDS encoding RNA polymerase sigma factor RpoH, with the protein product MSEALVANNLPIPSVVGSLDAYIGAVHRIPVLDADEEHELAQRYREDEDLDAARKLVMSHLRFVVHVARGYSGYGLQMGDLIQEGNIGLMKAVKRFDPDHGVRLVSFAVHWIRAEMHEFILRNWRIVKVATTKAQRKLFFNLRKSKKRLGWMNMEEVREVAKDLGVPEATVLEMESRLSGRDIGFDAPAEADDDAPPAPVAYLEDQGADPYLQLADADQEEHQLDTLQNALAKLDERTRDIIRRRWLAEDKATLQDLADDYGVSAERIRQLEANAMKKMRGAFAA
- a CDS encoding Cell-division-associated, ABC-transporter-like signaling protein FtsX produces the protein MNAQDAMAKPVRHSRMAMWRHQHAWCLRDSLRQLARRPLGSALTIAVMGLALALPLAFYLLLVNVQHLAAALGDSQSVSVFLKPAVTAEGADKLAASLRARPDVGAVAIRTPRQGLAELAAMQGFGDAIKSLPDNPLPFALLIEPRAGAGRAQVEAMVQALRALPDVDLVQDNGQWRARLDALIALGRRVTLLLAVLLSAAALLVIGNTVRLDIRSRADEIAVQQLIGASAAFVRRPYLYEGAWYGLAAGIVAVLLVVLLEAVLAAPVRDLVASYAGRLRFGGLSWVTLAMALAVAVALGWLGAWVASSRHLARLQP
- a CDS encoding Helicase PriA essential for oriC/DnaA-independent DNA replication, whose translation is MTRLPQSDSGTIVRVALPLPLPQAFDYLSGPLAAQPGCRVRVPFGRSHKTGVVLETTLHADIAVERLKPIDALLDAEPLIDAVLLADLRRAADYWCGAIGDVVFGALPLALREGRAPADFATEAWRITLAGTAARDARTRRGASAALLDVLGDAIWTANELDSLLPGWRAASRRLATAGLIERAQPARDPPHARDGAAPILTDEQADALATLLSAGEGFHPYLLQGVTGSGKTEIYLRLTERALQQGHQALWLVPEIGLVPQALRRLRARFDARIAVLHSNLAEGDRARAWLDARSGDAAIVLGTRSAVFAPLPRAGLIIVDEEHDASYKQQEGFRYHARDFALMRAQSLGVPVVLGSATPSLETLANVDAGRYVRVRLHHRVHARPPSPVHVLDLRGLQLAHGLSPALLDALDACIARGEQALVFKNRRGYAPVLLCHACGWHAACPRCEKPLTLYRGRRQLLCHHCGHGERAPETCPHCSADALIPQGQGTERLEEALTARYPDVPVLRVDRDSTRRRDAFAKVLDRLADGKPAILVGTQILAKGHDLPNLTTVAIVGVDEGLHSADFHADERLAQLIVQVAGRAGRADKPGEVWLQTHEPDHPLLATLLKGGHDAATAMLLGERLASELPPFAHLALLRAECRQRDVLDGFMAAARSALASIERMQPQPARIRVHGPVAAPMPLRAGRHRAQLLLESAQRPPLRQALAHWLPELHALPQPRGLRWSLDVDPVDLY
- a CDS encoding Cell-division-associated, ABC-transporter-like signaling protein FtsE, giving the protein MIRFDSVSKRYPEGREALIDISFAVAAGEMLFVTGHSGAGKTTLLKLIALIERPSHGTLEVHGRSLVGMKRREIPRLRRDLGMVFQDHRLLMDRSVADNVALPLVIAGVPREERGMRVRGALEMVGLAGRGKDAPSGLSTGEQQRVGIARAIVARPALIIADEPTGNLDPQLSEEIMQLFVKLRETGCTILIASHDLPLLKRMKQRVLVLDHGHLIDDVPASQVA
- a CDS encoding Transcription termination factor Rho, which codes for MSDTENSVQGEDARASAPAPESSASAGNEGGEGQAQQRGNRPDRGRRRRGRHSRGGNGNGANPNGLPADVSGDEGDAGDPNRLINLTELKRKNSVKLLQMAEELGIQEGVARARKQDVIFHILRAHAKSGGSIWAEGVLEILPDGFGFLRSADESYLAGPDDIYVSPSQIRRFNLRTGDYLTGRVRHPKEGERYFALLKVDDINGDPPEASKNKLLFENLTPLFPRKAFHLERGNGSSEDITGRILDLIAPVGRGQRGLIVSQPKAGKTMMLQNVAQALVHNHPDVHLIILLIDERPEEVTEMQRSVRAEVVSSTFDEPAVRHVQVAEMVIERAKRLVEHKKDVVILLDSITRLARAYNTVVPSSGKVLTGGVDANALQRPKRFFGAARNVEEGGSLTILATALIDTGSKMDEVIYEEFKGTGNMEVHLDRRISEKRVYPAININRSGTRREELLIPPDLLQKIWILRKLLHPMDELAAMEFMLDKMKNTKTNDEFFNAMKR
- a CDS encoding Uracil-DNA glycosylase, family 1, whose translation is MTDERLKLEASWKARVGDHFDRPEMIALREFLRAEKRAGKRIYPPGPEIFAALDATPFDAVKVVILGQDPYHGPGQAHGLCFSVRPGVPVPPSLQNIFTEIENDLGIPRPDHGCLTPWARRGVLLLNAVLTVQAGMPGSHQGKGWEGFTDRVIDELNRGREGLVFLLWGSYAQAKGRLIDTRRHCVLKAPHPSPLSAHKGFLGCRHFSKTNQYLEAKGQAPIDWSLPPRSVLEA